The Lentzea guizhouensis genome contains a region encoding:
- a CDS encoding bifunctional salicylyl-CoA 5-hydroxylase/oxidoreductase: protein MKQLDPAHDVTVWERDAADVTFGFGVVFSDETVGGIENADPEFAGAMARRFARWTDIDIHYRGETHTVGGQGFAAMSRKELLGLLQRRCRDLGVAVHFSTPAPYTEDLRASHDLVVGADGVNSLVRQSSSDVFGPRLDQRHNRYMWLGTDLVFEAFQFFIKDTEWGTMQVHGYPYSDSGSTFIVEMHEDVWRRAGFDTGEQFPPGVSDMASVDRVRELFAEELAGHQVFANNSKWLSFTTVRNERWHDGNLVLVGDAAHTAHFSIGSGTKLAMEDSLALAACLHEHRDVETALTAYEAERRPVVESTQRAAQASLEWFENIGMYTGQEPTRFCFNLLTRSRRITYDNLRTRDAEFADRVDAAFAAAQGLPSTVPAMFQPFRLGQLELKNRVIVSPMDMYSAVDGVPGDFHLVHLGSKAMGGAGLVMTEMVCVSPEGRITPGCTGLWNDEQRDSWARIVSFVHERSTARMGLQLGHSGRKGSTRLMWEGMDVPLPDGNWETVGPSALPYGPQSPTPREVSRADLDRVTAEFAAAARRGAEAGFDLLELHCAHGYLLSSFLSPVANQRTDEYGGSVENRLRYPLEVFDAVRAVWPAERPMIVRISATDWVDGGNTEHDAVEIARAFIAHGANGIDVSSGQVTADERPAYGRSYQTPLADRIRHEAAAATGTAVIAVGAIASYDDVNSILLAGRADLCALGRTHLYDPHWTLHAAAEQDHRAEWPVQYRAGSRKPPTARTDAVRPRLSLLRADEPDRTVHLRWTPLTPRESAVSVP from the coding sequence ATGAAGCAGCTCGACCCCGCGCACGACGTCACGGTGTGGGAACGCGACGCCGCGGACGTCACGTTCGGCTTCGGCGTGGTGTTCTCCGACGAGACCGTCGGCGGGATCGAGAACGCCGACCCGGAGTTCGCCGGCGCCATGGCCCGCCGGTTCGCCCGGTGGACCGACATCGACATCCACTACCGCGGCGAGACGCACACGGTGGGCGGGCAGGGGTTCGCCGCGATGAGCCGCAAGGAGCTGCTCGGCTTGCTGCAGCGGCGGTGCCGTGATCTCGGCGTGGCCGTGCACTTCTCGACGCCGGCGCCGTACACCGAGGACCTGCGCGCGTCGCACGACCTGGTGGTCGGGGCGGACGGCGTCAACTCGCTGGTGCGGCAGTCCTCTTCGGACGTCTTCGGGCCGAGGCTCGACCAGCGGCACAACAGGTACATGTGGCTCGGCACGGACCTGGTGTTCGAGGCGTTCCAGTTCTTCATCAAGGACACCGAGTGGGGGACCATGCAGGTCCACGGGTACCCCTACTCGGACAGCGGGTCCACGTTCATCGTCGAGATGCACGAGGACGTGTGGCGCCGCGCCGGCTTCGACACCGGCGAGCAGTTCCCGCCAGGCGTCTCGGACATGGCCTCGGTCGACCGGGTCCGCGAGCTGTTCGCCGAGGAACTGGCCGGACACCAGGTGTTCGCCAACAACTCGAAGTGGCTCAGCTTCACGACCGTGCGCAACGAACGGTGGCACGACGGCAACCTCGTCCTCGTCGGCGACGCCGCCCACACCGCGCACTTCTCCATCGGCTCCGGCACCAAGCTCGCGATGGAGGACTCGCTCGCCCTAGCCGCCTGTCTGCACGAACACCGAGACGTCGAAACCGCGCTGACCGCGTACGAAGCCGAGCGCCGCCCCGTCGTGGAGTCCACCCAACGCGCCGCGCAGGCCTCGCTGGAGTGGTTCGAGAACATCGGCATGTACACCGGCCAGGAGCCGACCCGGTTCTGCTTCAACCTGCTCACCCGCTCGCGCCGGATCACCTACGACAACCTGCGCACCCGTGACGCCGAGTTCGCCGACCGGGTCGACGCCGCGTTCGCCGCCGCGCAGGGGTTGCCCTCGACCGTGCCCGCGATGTTCCAGCCGTTCCGCTTGGGACAGTTGGAACTCAAGAACCGGGTGATCGTCTCGCCGATGGACATGTACTCGGCCGTGGACGGCGTGCCGGGCGACTTCCACCTCGTCCACCTGGGCTCGAAGGCCATGGGCGGCGCGGGACTCGTGATGACCGAGATGGTGTGCGTGTCACCGGAAGGCCGCATCACGCCCGGCTGCACCGGTCTGTGGAACGACGAGCAGCGCGACTCCTGGGCGCGGATCGTGTCGTTCGTGCACGAGCGCAGCACCGCGCGCATGGGCCTGCAGCTCGGCCACTCCGGCCGCAAGGGATCGACCCGGCTGATGTGGGAGGGGATGGACGTTCCGCTGCCCGACGGCAACTGGGAGACCGTCGGTCCGTCCGCGCTGCCCTACGGCCCCCAGTCACCCACCCCGCGCGAGGTGAGCCGCGCCGACCTCGACCGGGTCACCGCCGAGTTCGCCGCCGCCGCCCGCCGTGGTGCCGAGGCGGGGTTCGACCTGCTGGAACTGCACTGCGCCCACGGCTACCTGCTGTCGTCGTTCCTCTCGCCGGTCGCCAACCAGCGCACCGACGAGTACGGCGGCTCCGTCGAGAACCGCCTGCGGTACCCGTTGGAGGTCTTCGACGCCGTGCGCGCGGTGTGGCCCGCCGAGCGCCCGATGATCGTGCGCATCTCCGCGACCGACTGGGTCGACGGCGGCAACACCGAACACGACGCCGTGGAGATCGCCCGCGCGTTCATCGCCCACGGCGCCAACGGGATCGACGTCTCCTCCGGTCAGGTCACCGCTGACGAACGCCCGGCGTACGGCCGCTCCTACCAGACCCCGCTCGCCGACCGGATCCGCCACGAGGCCGCCGCCGCGACCGGCACCGCCGTCATCGCCGTCGGCGCCATCGCGTCCTACGACGACGTCAACTCGATCCTGCTGGCCGGCCGGGCCGACCTGTGCGCACTCGGCCGCACCCACCTCTACGACCCGCACTGGACCCTGCACGCGGCCGCCGAGCAGGACCACCGCGCGGAGTGGCCCGTCCAGTACCGGGCCGGCAGCCGCAAGCCGCCGACCGCCCGCACCGACGCCGTGCGCCCACGCCTGTCGCTGCTGCGCGCGGACGAGCCGGACCGGACCGTGCACCTGCGCTGGACACCGCTGACACCACGGGAATCGGCCGTGTCAGTGCCGTGA
- a CDS encoding histidine kinase has translation MTETLALLLVAAAGPAVAAVRAAVLAVAACAAVVLAPIVRYGLDYPAALVPVAALAWGAAVALGLILRDADARHRRELERIRTEDRLQLARDLHDLVAHHVTGIVVRTRAAQALAEQR, from the coding sequence GTGACCGAGACGCTAGCCCTGTTGCTGGTGGCCGCCGCGGGGCCGGCGGTTGCCGCGGTGCGGGCGGCGGTGCTCGCCGTCGCCGCCTGTGCCGCAGTGGTGCTCGCGCCGATCGTGCGGTACGGCCTCGACTACCCGGCGGCGCTGGTCCCGGTGGCCGCGCTGGCGTGGGGCGCGGCGGTGGCGCTGGGGCTGATCCTCCGGGACGCGGACGCCCGGCACCGCCGCGAGCTGGAACGCATCCGCACCGAGGACAGGCTGCAGCTCGCGAGGGACCTGCACGACCTGGTTGCGCACCACGTCACCGGGATCGTGGTGCGCACCCGTGCGGCGCAGGCGCTGGCCGAACAGCGCTGA
- the ppk2 gene encoding polyphosphate kinase 2, which translates to MTWQENYPFTERMSRHEYERLKRLLQIELLKLQYWLDETGQRMVILFEGRDAAGKGGTIKRFTENLDPRGARTVALTKPTERERGEWYFQRYVRRLPTAGEIVLFDRSWYNRAVVEHVMGYCTQEEYDLFMKQAPEFERMLVEDGVLLVKLWFSVSRKEQRTRFVIRQVDPVRQWKLSPNDIKSLDRWDDYTEAKVAMFRATDTEIAPWTVVKSNDKKRARIEAMRSVLARFDYIDKDFDVVGTPDGRVVGAAATLLEEGEDDTALSPTPIAPMAEHGPGLHP; encoded by the coding sequence ATGACCTGGCAGGAGAACTACCCGTTCACCGAACGGATGTCCCGCCACGAGTACGAACGCCTCAAGCGCCTGCTGCAGATCGAGCTCCTCAAGCTGCAGTACTGGCTGGACGAGACCGGCCAGCGCATGGTGATCCTGTTCGAGGGCCGCGACGCCGCCGGCAAGGGCGGCACGATCAAGCGGTTCACCGAGAACCTCGACCCGCGCGGCGCCAGGACCGTGGCACTGACCAAACCCACCGAACGCGAACGCGGCGAGTGGTACTTCCAGCGCTACGTCCGCCGCCTGCCCACCGCCGGCGAGATAGTCCTGTTCGACCGCTCCTGGTACAACCGCGCCGTCGTCGAACACGTGATGGGCTACTGCACGCAGGAGGAGTACGACCTGTTCATGAAGCAGGCCCCGGAGTTCGAACGGATGCTCGTCGAGGACGGCGTGCTGCTGGTCAAGCTCTGGTTCTCGGTCTCCCGCAAGGAACAGCGCACCCGGTTCGTCATCCGCCAGGTCGACCCGGTGCGCCAGTGGAAGCTCAGCCCCAACGACATCAAGTCGCTGGACCGCTGGGACGACTACACCGAGGCGAAGGTCGCGATGTTCCGCGCCACCGACACCGAGATCGCGCCGTGGACGGTGGTGAAGAGCAACGACAAGAAGCGCGCCCGGATCGAGGCGATGCGCAGCGTGCTCGCGCGGTTCGACTACATCGACAAGGACTTCGACGTGGTCGGGACGCCGGACGGGCGCGTGGTGGGGGCGGCGGCGACGCTGCTGGAGGAGG
- a CDS encoding cupin domain-containing protein, producing the protein MEPDSSRYQLEGDNSMYRLPSGLVAPVVTRGGAENPDTANSGGAIRISGVSIQHTPATRLWFGKVTNEPGYRSVTHHHGEAETGGYVLSGRARIYFGERFEDYVDMEEGDWVFVPPFMPHIECNLDRTRPLTWMTTRTPENIVVNLADVPDEDLRDWLTR; encoded by the coding sequence ATGGAGCCCGACTCGAGCAGGTACCAGCTCGAAGGCGACAACTCGATGTACCGGCTGCCCAGCGGCTTGGTCGCCCCGGTGGTCACGCGCGGCGGTGCGGAGAACCCGGACACCGCCAACTCCGGTGGCGCGATCCGGATCTCCGGCGTGAGCATCCAGCACACCCCGGCCACCCGGCTGTGGTTCGGCAAGGTCACCAACGAGCCCGGCTACCGCTCGGTGACCCACCACCACGGCGAGGCCGAGACCGGCGGGTACGTGCTGTCCGGCCGGGCGCGGATCTACTTCGGCGAGAGGTTCGAGGACTACGTCGACATGGAGGAGGGCGACTGGGTCTTCGTGCCGCCGTTCATGCCGCACATCGAGTGCAACCTCGACCGCACCCGGCCGCTCACCTGGATGACCACCCGCACGCCGGAGAACATCGTGGTGAACCTGGCCGACGTCCCCGACGAGGACCTGCGCGACTGGCTGACCCGATGA
- a CDS encoding sensor histidine kinase: MRRRRWPNSADRHEPDRAPSRCPPSLVLGDVVRAASQGVSVRVDPDVDGLRLPAQVSVALHRVLLEALTNTRRHAQASDVRVTARSDGDDLVLRIDNDGVLGEAACGGHGIIGMTERMAALGGELTAGPHGNDGWRVTARMPLDADLPGGI, from the coding sequence GTGCGGCGCAGGCGCTGGCCGAACAGCGCTGACCGACACGAGCCTGACCGCGCGCCGAGCCGCTGCCCGCCGAGCCTGGTGCTGGGGGACGTGGTGCGCGCGGCGAGCCAGGGCGTCTCGGTGCGCGTCGACCCCGACGTGGACGGCCTGCGGTTGCCGGCCCAGGTTTCCGTTGCGCTGCACCGGGTTCTGCTGGAGGCGCTGACCAACACCCGGCGGCACGCGCAGGCCTCGGACGTGCGGGTGACCGCCCGGTCCGACGGCGACGACCTGGTGCTGCGGATCGACAACGACGGTGTGCTCGGCGAAGCCGCCTGCGGCGGGCACGGCATCATCGGCATGACAGAACGGATGGCGGCGTTGGGCGGCGAGCTGACCGCGGGTCCACACGGGAACGACGGCTGGCGGGTCACCGCGCGCATGCCCCTCGACGCCGACCTGCCAGGGGGCATCTGA
- a CDS encoding fumarylacetoacetate hydrolase family protein has protein sequence MKLASVTVGGVRRAGVVDEAAQSITLLDTTVDDIVRGGAAGERGEVLPLSSLRLESPLHRFNRDVLCTGWNYLDHFLESQGKRGGQDPVSVPERPTFFTKGPDTVIGPVDDIAYDPAISTSWDYEAEIAVVIGRDGRSIPEEKALDHVFGFLVANDVSQRDLQRAHGGQWLKGKSLDRTMPLGPWVTTTDSVDLSALQVQCEVNGQLLQNASSTDMAFSFARIIAELSHGMTLRAGDVILTGTPSGIGSAREPQLFLRDGDLVVTRVSGLGELRNTVTLTDLS, from the coding sequence GTGAAGCTGGCATCTGTGACCGTCGGCGGCGTGCGCCGCGCGGGTGTCGTGGACGAGGCCGCGCAGTCGATCACGTTGCTGGACACGACGGTCGACGACATCGTGCGAGGTGGCGCCGCGGGTGAGCGCGGTGAGGTGCTGCCGTTGTCCTCGCTGCGGCTGGAGTCACCGCTGCACCGCTTCAACCGGGACGTCCTGTGCACGGGCTGGAACTACCTCGACCACTTCCTGGAGTCGCAGGGCAAGCGCGGCGGGCAGGACCCCGTGTCGGTGCCGGAGCGCCCGACGTTCTTCACCAAGGGGCCGGACACGGTCATCGGCCCGGTCGACGACATCGCCTACGACCCGGCGATCTCCACGTCGTGGGACTACGAGGCGGAGATCGCGGTGGTCATCGGGCGCGACGGCCGGTCGATCCCGGAGGAGAAGGCCCTGGACCACGTCTTCGGCTTCCTCGTCGCCAACGACGTGTCCCAGCGCGACCTCCAACGCGCGCACGGCGGGCAATGGCTCAAGGGCAAGAGCCTGGACCGCACGATGCCGCTCGGTCCGTGGGTCACGACGACCGACTCCGTGGACCTGTCGGCCCTGCAGGTGCAGTGCGAGGTCAACGGGCAGCTGCTGCAGAACGCCTCCAGCACGGACATGGCGTTCTCGTTCGCGCGGATCATCGCCGAGCTGAGCCACGGCATGACGTTGCGCGCCGGCGACGTGATCCTCACCGGCACGCCCAGCGGCATCGGCAGCGCCCGTGAACCGCAGCTCTTCCTGCGCGACGGCGACCTGGTGGTGACACGTGTGAGCGGTCTCGGCGAGCTGCGCAACACTGTCACCCTCACGGATCTCAGCTGA
- a CDS encoding SRPBCC family protein: protein MTTYTHTAEADIPADTLFQFLAEPRNLPRYFPQMTAAEPEGGEQVHVEAEVHGHHVEGEAWVRPDAGRRRLEWGAEGPDDYHGELQIEEVAPGRSRITVSLHSVREAKGDEVQRGLEETVAVLTQTAAADDRSNG from the coding sequence ATGACCACCTACACGCACACCGCGGAGGCCGACATCCCGGCCGACACGCTGTTCCAGTTCCTGGCCGAGCCCAGGAACCTCCCCCGCTACTTCCCGCAGATGACCGCCGCCGAGCCCGAGGGCGGCGAGCAGGTGCACGTCGAGGCCGAGGTGCACGGGCACCACGTCGAGGGTGAGGCGTGGGTGCGGCCGGACGCCGGGCGGCGGCGGTTGGAGTGGGGTGCCGAAGGGCCGGACGACTACCACGGTGAGCTTCAGATCGAGGAGGTGGCGCCGGGGCGGTCGCGGATCACGGTGAGCCTGCACAGCGTGCGGGAGGCGAAGGGCGACGAGGTGCAGCGCGGGCTGGAGGAGACGGTGGCCGTGCTGACGCAGACCGCGGCCGCCGACGACCGCTCGAACGGGTGA
- a CDS encoding DUF2382 domain-containing protein: MIDRTQLEALYDCDVIDRKGERIGSVKQVWLDDVDGAPTWAEVHTGLFGLKESFVPIQQARVSAGAITVPVDKELVKEAPKIDVDGQQMTDDQQQELYRHYGMIPSAKTGEHDRLPKHGRRDDDSMSVTRSEERMDVGTREVESGRVRLVKHVVTEQRNVTVPVSHEEVRVVREPVEGQAAGSFEDEEASVTLHREEPVVQKRAEAVERVRLEKENVTEQRQVSGEVRKERVDVERDDDSRR, from the coding sequence ATGATCGATCGGACCCAGCTCGAAGCGCTTTACGACTGCGACGTGATCGACCGCAAGGGCGAGCGGATCGGCTCGGTGAAGCAGGTGTGGCTCGACGACGTCGACGGTGCGCCCACGTGGGCGGAGGTCCACACCGGACTGTTCGGGCTGAAGGAGAGCTTCGTGCCCATCCAGCAGGCGCGGGTGAGCGCGGGGGCGATCACGGTGCCGGTGGACAAGGAGCTGGTCAAGGAGGCGCCGAAGATCGACGTCGACGGGCAGCAGATGACCGACGACCAGCAGCAGGAGCTCTACCGGCACTACGGGATGATCCCGAGCGCCAAGACCGGTGAGCACGACCGGTTGCCCAAGCACGGCCGGCGCGACGACGACAGCATGTCCGTCACGCGCAGCGAGGAGCGGATGGACGTCGGCACCCGCGAGGTCGAGTCGGGGCGGGTGCGGCTGGTCAAGCATGTCGTCACCGAGCAGCGCAACGTGACCGTGCCGGTGTCGCACGAGGAGGTTCGCGTGGTGCGCGAGCCCGTGGAGGGCCAGGCGGCGGGCTCGTTCGAGGACGAGGAGGCCTCGGTGACCCTGCACCGCGAGGAGCCCGTGGTGCAGAAGCGGGCGGAGGCCGTGGAGCGGGTGCGGCTGGAGAAGGAGAACGTCACCGAGCAGCGCCAGGTCAGCGGCGAGGTGCGCAAGGAGCGCGTCGACGTCGAGCGGGACGACGACAGCCGTCGGTGA
- a CDS encoding RDD family protein yields the protein MISDADARGVVLRRYWQHVIEFVLLVVAAVLSLVPGLFLAVGLIKLGLTPEAFTIVPMVVVAAVALLGTLWVEIWYPHRHGGATPAMRWLGLRITKVRGGEPSLRDYSVRWLLMVVDGMFLGLVGAVLIAVTPRHQRLGDMVAGTVVVRAVT from the coding sequence GTGATCTCCGACGCTGATGCCCGCGGGGTCGTCCTCCGCCGGTACTGGCAGCACGTCATCGAGTTCGTCCTGCTCGTCGTCGCGGCCGTGCTGAGCCTGGTGCCCGGCCTGTTCCTGGCGGTGGGGCTCATCAAGCTCGGGCTCACCCCGGAGGCGTTCACCATCGTGCCCATGGTGGTGGTGGCGGCGGTCGCGCTGCTCGGGACGCTGTGGGTCGAGATCTGGTACCCGCACCGGCACGGCGGGGCGACGCCGGCGATGCGGTGGCTCGGGTTGCGGATCACGAAGGTCCGCGGTGGTGAGCCGTCGTTGCGGGACTACTCCGTGCGGTGGTTGCTGATGGTGGTGGACGGGATGTTCCTGGGGCTGGTCGGGGCGGTGCTGATCGCGGTGACACCGCGTCACCAGCGGCTCGGGGACATGGTCGCCGGGACCGTGGTGGTGCGCGCGGTCACCTGA
- a CDS encoding acyl-CoA thioesterase yields the protein MTAGTSAFFTSAVTLKQAEPEHFDLAFTAVTQPCPWPKAYGGDLVAAAAAAAMRTVTDGKSMHSMHSYFLRPADIGAEVRYEVELLRDGRGYSTRQVRGYQNGKALYVCLANFAAGEPGGAFHAELTDELPAPEGLPSTADHLADRAGGTMTEESKAYWSGGRSFDMRHVPGPVYLAVEGDRVPHQAVWLRPFDPLRQVEGLTDAQRDLAALAYMCDYTILEPVLRVLDLPWARPGLVTASLDHAMWFHRRGPVGDWLLYVQEAVAADDGRGLGHGRFFTRDHRHLATVAQEGMIRA from the coding sequence ATGACGGCCGGCACGTCGGCGTTCTTCACCTCGGCGGTCACGCTGAAGCAGGCGGAACCGGAGCACTTCGACCTCGCCTTCACCGCCGTCACCCAGCCCTGCCCGTGGCCCAAGGCGTACGGGGGAGACCTGGTCGCGGCCGCCGCGGCCGCCGCCATGCGCACGGTGACCGACGGCAAGTCGATGCACTCGATGCACAGCTACTTCCTGCGCCCGGCCGACATCGGTGCCGAGGTGCGCTACGAGGTGGAACTGCTTCGCGACGGCCGCGGCTACAGCACCCGGCAGGTCCGCGGCTACCAGAACGGCAAGGCCCTCTACGTCTGCCTCGCCAACTTCGCCGCCGGCGAACCGGGCGGCGCCTTCCACGCCGAGCTCACCGACGAGCTGCCCGCGCCGGAAGGACTTCCGAGCACCGCGGACCACCTCGCCGACCGCGCCGGCGGCACGATGACCGAGGAGTCCAAGGCGTACTGGTCCGGTGGTCGCAGCTTCGACATGCGGCACGTGCCCGGCCCTGTCTACCTCGCGGTGGAGGGTGATCGCGTGCCGCACCAGGCGGTGTGGCTGCGGCCGTTCGACCCGTTGCGCCAGGTCGAGGGGCTCACCGACGCCCAGCGCGACCTCGCCGCGCTGGCCTACATGTGCGACTACACGATCCTCGAACCGGTCCTGCGCGTGCTCGACCTGCCGTGGGCGCGACCGGGGCTGGTCACCGCGAGCCTCGACCACGCCATGTGGTTCCACCGCCGCGGCCCGGTCGGCGACTGGCTGCTCTACGTGCAGGAGGCGGTCGCCGCCGACGACGGCAGGGGCCTCGGCCACGGCCGGTTCTTCACCCGCGACCACCGGCACCTCGCCACCGTTGCCCAGGAGGGCATGATCCGCGCCTGA
- a CDS encoding AMP-binding protein → MDTFARDHLPPAALWPTIEFTTPELTYPDRLNAAAELIDGAVQLDRPAVRTADGEVWTYGELRTRANQVAQVLTEDLGLQPGQRVLLRSPNNPWTVAAWLGVLKAGGVVVTTMAALRTRELAPVVERTRPSIALVDTRFVEDVRAFEGLTVVDYDDLAARCGTKSGEFTAVDTAADDVALLAPTSGSTGSPKITVHFHRDVLSIDNTFGRHVLRLTEDDLVACTAPFAFTFGLGMLVVFPLRAGACALLTEAATPVQVADLVQQHGVTVLATAPTAYKAILREGVESKLAGLRTAVSAGEHIPRETWQRLRDRLGLKVIDGIGATELLHIFISAAGDDIRPGSTGKPVPGYRATVLGAAGEELGPGEQGRLGVIGPVGCRYLDDERQEDYVVNGWNVTGDVFHRDEDGYFHYHARSDHMIVSSGYNIGGPEVEEAIDTHPDVLESAVVAKPDDERGSVVCAFVVLREGVVGDETKAREIQDHVKRTIAPYKYPRDVRFRTSLPRNASGKLQRFALRRIIEDEVLT, encoded by the coding sequence ATGGACACCTTCGCCCGCGACCACCTCCCTCCGGCGGCGCTGTGGCCGACGATCGAGTTCACGACGCCGGAGCTCACCTACCCGGACCGCCTCAACGCCGCGGCCGAGCTGATCGACGGAGCCGTGCAGCTCGACCGCCCCGCGGTGCGGACGGCGGACGGCGAGGTCTGGACCTACGGCGAACTTCGGACGCGCGCCAACCAGGTCGCGCAGGTGCTCACCGAGGACCTCGGTCTCCAGCCGGGACAACGGGTGCTGCTGCGCTCACCCAACAACCCGTGGACGGTGGCCGCGTGGCTGGGCGTGCTCAAGGCCGGCGGTGTCGTCGTGACGACCATGGCGGCGTTGCGGACCCGTGAGCTGGCACCGGTCGTCGAACGCACGCGTCCCTCGATCGCGTTGGTGGACACCAGGTTCGTCGAGGACGTCCGCGCGTTCGAGGGGCTGACCGTGGTGGACTACGACGACCTCGCCGCCAGGTGCGGGACCAAGTCGGGCGAGTTCACCGCGGTCGACACCGCCGCGGACGACGTGGCACTGCTGGCCCCGACGTCCGGCAGCACCGGATCCCCGAAGATCACTGTGCACTTCCACCGCGACGTCCTGTCCATCGACAACACCTTCGGCCGGCACGTGCTGCGGCTGACCGAGGACGACCTGGTGGCCTGCACGGCCCCGTTCGCCTTCACGTTCGGCCTGGGCATGCTCGTCGTCTTCCCCTTGCGCGCCGGTGCGTGCGCGTTGCTGACCGAGGCCGCCACGCCCGTCCAGGTCGCGGATCTGGTGCAGCAGCACGGGGTCACGGTGCTGGCCACCGCACCGACGGCGTACAAGGCGATCCTGCGCGAAGGCGTCGAGTCCAAGCTCGCCGGGCTGCGGACCGCGGTGTCGGCGGGTGAGCACATCCCGCGCGAGACCTGGCAACGATTACGGGACCGGTTGGGACTGAAGGTGATCGACGGCATCGGTGCCACGGAGTTGTTGCACATCTTCATCTCCGCGGCGGGCGACGACATCCGGCCCGGCTCCACCGGCAAACCCGTGCCCGGCTACCGCGCCACCGTGCTCGGCGCCGCCGGTGAGGAGCTCGGTCCCGGCGAACAGGGGCGGCTCGGCGTGATCGGCCCGGTCGGCTGCCGCTACCTCGACGACGAACGGCAGGAGGACTACGTGGTGAACGGCTGGAACGTCACCGGCGACGTCTTCCACCGCGACGAGGACGGCTACTTCCACTACCACGCCCGCAGCGACCACATGATCGTCTCCTCCGGCTACAACATCGGCGGCCCCGAGGTCGAGGAGGCCATCGACACCCACCCGGACGTGCTGGAGTCCGCCGTCGTCGCCAAGCCGGACGACGAACGCGGCTCGGTCGTGTGCGCGTTCGTGGTGCTGCGCGAAGGTGTTGTGGGCGACGAGACGAAGGCGCGTGAGATCCAGGACCACGTCAAGCGCACCATCGCGCCCTACAAGTACCCGCGCGACGTGCGGTTCCGGACCTCGTTGCCGCGCAACGCGAGCGGCAAGCTGCAGCGCTTCGCACTCCGCAGGATCATCGAGGACGAGGTGCTCACGTGA
- a CDS encoding RidA family protein translates to MRPAAVNPASLPSPRGYSHGTLVGTTLHLGGQTATDAEMKIVPGGIVAQFRQAFGNVLTTLRAAGGEPEDLVSITIYLTDIPDYQANGKAIGEVWRELAGPVYPAMAGIGCTALWQPEALIEILGVAVIPEHRLITPES, encoded by the coding sequence ATGAGGCCCGCAGCAGTGAACCCGGCCAGCCTTCCCTCCCCGCGCGGCTACTCCCACGGCACTCTCGTGGGCACCACGCTGCACCTGGGCGGCCAGACCGCCACCGACGCCGAGATGAAGATCGTCCCCGGCGGCATCGTCGCCCAGTTCCGCCAGGCGTTCGGCAACGTGCTGACCACGTTGCGCGCGGCGGGCGGCGAGCCGGAGGACCTGGTCAGCATCACGATCTACCTCACCGACATCCCGGACTACCAGGCCAACGGCAAGGCGATCGGCGAGGTGTGGCGCGAGCTCGCCGGGCCCGTCTACCCGGCCATGGCGGGCATCGGCTGCACCGCGCTGTGGCAACCGGAGGCCCTCATCGAGATCCTCGGCGTGGCCGTGATCCCGGAGCACCGGCTGATCACTCCTGAATCGTAA
- a CDS encoding PaaX family transcriptional regulator C-terminal domain-containing protein has translation MNSDADVALAGRDRLGPLIVTIFGLYARGEDNWLSVASVVGLMAELGVEGQAVRSSISRLKRRGVVISDRREGAAGYALAEPTLETLAEGDARIFERRRATTDDGWLVVVFSVPESEREKRHELRTSLTQLGFGTTAPGVWIAPGNLAAETRRTLARRGLAEYVDIFAGHHFAFGDLRSKVRAWWDLDELADLYADFLRRHRPVLAALPASISASQAFQTYVPMLTQWRRLPYSDPGLPLALLPPGWNGVTAEALFEELNTRLSAPAREHALAVIHARG, from the coding sequence GTGAACAGTGACGCCGACGTGGCACTCGCCGGGCGCGACCGGCTCGGGCCGCTCATCGTCACGATCTTCGGCCTGTACGCGCGCGGCGAGGACAACTGGCTGTCGGTGGCGTCGGTCGTCGGGCTGATGGCGGAGCTGGGCGTGGAGGGCCAGGCCGTGCGCTCGTCGATCTCCCGGCTGAAGCGCCGCGGCGTGGTGATCAGCGACCGGCGCGAGGGCGCCGCCGGCTACGCGCTGGCCGAACCGACCCTGGAGACGCTCGCGGAGGGCGACGCGCGGATCTTCGAACGCCGCCGCGCCACCACCGACGACGGCTGGCTGGTGGTCGTGTTCTCCGTACCGGAGTCCGAACGCGAGAAGCGCCACGAGCTGCGCACCAGCCTGACCCAGCTGGGTTTCGGCACCACAGCGCCGGGCGTGTGGATCGCACCGGGCAACCTCGCCGCCGAGACCAGGCGCACCCTGGCCCGCCGCGGCCTGGCCGAGTACGTGGACATCTTCGCCGGTCACCACTTCGCGTTCGGCGACCTGCGCTCGAAGGTGCGGGCCTGGTGGGACCTCGACGAGCTGGCCGACCTGTACGCGGACTTCCTGCGCCGCCACCGCCCGGTCCTGGCCGCGCTGCCCGCCTCGATCAGCGCCTCGCAGGCGTTCCAGACGTACGTGCCGATGCTGACCCAGTGGCGCCGCCTGCCCTACAGCGACCCCGGCCTGCCGCTGGCGCTGCTGCCGCCGGGGTGGAACGGCGTAACCGCGGAGGCGTTGTTCGAGGAGCTGAACACCCGGTTGAGCGCACCGGCCCGTGAGCACGCTCTTGCCGTGATCCACGCACGCGGCTGA